TCTCAACACATCACGGTCAGCACTTTGCATGGATAAATGCAAATGGGGTGTAACAAGGCGTGAGCCAGCTAATATATCCAACGCTGATTCCGTTAGCTGAGCAGGATCGAGAGAGCTGAGACGAATCCTTGAGCGACCGGCAAACTCAGGAGCAAGAGTAGCGTCGACTTCGGCGAGGAGATGAAAAAAATCACTTCGCTCTGGCTTGTCATATCCATACAGTCGCAAGTTAATACCACTTAAAATAACTTCCCCATACCCAGCCAGAAAGAGTTGACGCACTTCACTGATGACGGCATCGGCCGGCTTGGACGCCAATGATGATCTGGCCAGCGGGACGATACAATATGAACAGTGTTGAATGCACCCATCTTGGACTTTTACCACGGGTCTCGATCGTCCAAAAGCTGTCAGCGGCCCCATGATAATCTGGTGCTCTCCTGCCAGTTCAGCTTTTGCGCACTGGTCCATAACCTGAATACGATCGGGGAATGAATCATCAATATCGAGAGCTTTTGCACAAAACATTTCCGGTGTGGTTTGGGCCGCACAGCCTGAAACGAGAATCGTCGCATCAGGCCAATCTCGTGCGACGCGACGCACAAGCTGTCTGGAATCAGCAACAGCCTTGGCCGTTACCGCACAGCTATTGATCACAACGAGAGAAGGAGACTCTCCGTTTTCAGCCTCATGAGCTCCCCGAGCCACAAGTGCTTGATGTACAGCTTGACTTTCATATTGGTTGATCTTGCAACCGAGTGTGAAGATACGAAAAGCCGTTGAGCTATCCGCATTTTCCTCATCTATGACAGAACATTGTGGCATGGTTGCCGATAGAGTATTTATCATTATGCAGGATTGAGTTTTGTCCGTGAACGAACAATGGGGTCCAACACCCCGGTCTTTTTCATTTTTTGGTCTATCTCATCATTTGTGCCGGAAACCGTCACAAGAATACGGTACAAAGTCGTACTCTCAACTTCCACCGGCTCGACAACAGGGACAAACCCGTCACGACGGAGCATACGTACATAACGATTGGCAGCATCCTGTGTTCCCAAAGCGGCAAGCTGAAAAACCACCGTATAGCGTTCTGTTGACGAAGATTGCGTTTGCCGACTGTCCCCCGCATCCTCAGCTATCCCATATGATGGCGTGGCATGCTCCAAAACTTGATC
The nucleotide sequence above comes from Desulfovibrio inopinatus DSM 10711. Encoded proteins:
- a CDS encoding MiaB/RimO family radical SAM methylthiotransferase; protein product: MPQCSVIDEENADSSTAFRIFTLGCKINQYESQAVHQALVARGAHEAENGESPSLVVINSCAVTAKAVADSRQLVRRVARDWPDATILVSGCAAQTTPEMFCAKALDIDDSFPDRIQVMDQCAKAELAGEHQIIMGPLTAFGRSRPVVKVQDGCIQHCSYCIVPLARSSLASKPADAVISEVRQLFLAGYGEVILSGINLRLYGYDKPERSDFFHLLAEVDATLAPEFAGRSRIRLSSLDPAQLTESALDILAGSRLVTPHLHLSMQSADRDVLRAMGRGHYSPQKILERLHDVTAFWPVFALGADFLVGFPGETDDMFDRTLKTVMDMPLTYAHVFPYSKRPGTRAATFSGQVSASVKKTRAAALRRVAADAKVAFIRRVASMSHLTMAVERTAPVHGVCEYYVECAMSQDIQLKGSECAGLISVTPLTATDNSILVQPEESVSSSGSDV